CTAACGTTTGATAACGTGTGCATGATAGCTTTTGGAGTCGATCCAGGCTGTCTAGGTCCAGACCAACCTGTTATACCCTTTGCTAAAGCCTTTGAGGACGCGACAGAAGCTGCGGTTTGTAGATTCGTCATGCCTACTTGCGTGTGGAAGTTGATGAAGTGTCTTAACCTAGGAACAGAGAAGATGCTTAAGGAGTCTATAAAAGGTGTTGATGACTTTGCGGAGGAAGTTATCAGGACGAGGAAGAAAGAACTGTCTCTTGAAGGCGAATCCACAAAGAGATCTGATCTCTTGACGGTGTTTATGGGTCTGAGAGATGAGAAGGGAGGTAGCTTTTCAGACAAGTTTCTTCGTGATATCTGTGTGAACTTCATACTTGCTGGGAGAGATACTTCTTCTGTTGCTTTGAGCTGGTTCTTCTGGTTACTAGAGATGAATCCAGAGGTGGAAGAGAAGATTATGGTGGAGATGTGTAAGATTTTGAGGCAGAGAGATGATAATGGTAAGGGAGCGAAGGTAGATTATGAGCCTGTGTTCGGACCAGAAGAGATCAAGAAGATGAATTATCTACAAGCTGCTTTGTCTGAAGCTCTCAGATTGTACCCTTCAGTTCCTGTTGATCACAAAGAGGTACCAACTTTTAACTAAATCTGCTATGTTTTACTTCCTAATTTCTGTTAATTGCTTACCAAGAAATCCAATTTGATTTAAATTACATAGTTAGAGCTTCTCCAAAAGACACTCTATAACTTCGAATATGAAGTTTTTTGCTCTCCAAAAAAGAATTTTAAATTTGAAGTTTTGAGTAATAAAACTCTATATTTGAAGTTTCACTACTCAAAACTTCAAATTTGAAGGTTCATATTTTTATTTGCATTTTGGTCCCCACAAATCACACATCACCTTTATGATCCATAAATATTTTTTTGTTTATTGTTTTAAGCCCTAAAAAAATTATATCTCTTGAATATTTTAATTTTTGTTTACAGAATTTAAATTTTACACATAAAATTAAATAAAATTTTAAAACAAGATTTAAAATATTTTAACTAGGAAAACAATAATATACAAAAGAAACTTAACAAAGAATATTTTAAAAAACTACATGAAGACATAACTATTACACAAATTTAAATATTACAACAACACTAGTAGTCAAGTAAGTTTGATCCGGAACCTTCAAAATTTTCAAATATTGTCCACATGTAGATGGTTGTTGTTGTTGTTGTTGTTTTTGATGTCTTTTTCGTACAATTTTTTTTGTTCATATCGAATATATTCATGAGTATTAATATCATCGAAAAGAAATCAGTATTTTAGCAATATTTTATATTACTCTTTTACTTTCTTGTTCTGATCTAATATATTTACAAGTATCAATATCACCGGATTTCACCAAAATAAAAAAGGGGAGAGCCATTTTTACTTTGAAAAACACTAATATTATAAAAGTCATTAAATTTTTTTCCCTACAAAAAGTCATTTATGGAATAATATGGTATTTCGTTTGAAGTTTAATATTAATCAAGTTATTTTTATTTAAATTTTTATATTTTAATAAAATATTTCATTAATTAATATTGTTGTGATATGTTTATATATGTGCTAATTATTTATAAAAGTTTTATGAATTCAAATTAGTTATCACAAATATAAGGACCATATTATAAAATATAAATAATTTTGAAGTTGAGTTTGAAGATTTGCTTTTAGAAAATAATACTTTTAAACTTCAAATATAGAGTTTTGGAAACTTCAAAATAAAGTTTCTTTTTGGAGATGCTCTTATACTCATTTTGTTTCACACAATGTCGTTTAATTTTTTCACATATATTATAAAAGTCATTAATTTTTTTTATTTTATTAATTAATCAGTTAAAAGGCTAATTGTAAAATCTGAAAATTAGTAAATAAGTATATGCATTGAAAATGTAAAAATCGAAATGTAAATGATACTTAAAATGAAACAAATTTCAAACTATAAAACAATATTTGTGGAACACAGAGAGTATAGAATTAGTTAAAGAGCTAACTGCATGTTTAATTAATCTTCCTTTTAAAAATTTAACCCTTCATAATATTTGGTCGTCTAAACTAATAAAGCCATTTGATAACCAGAAAAACTTAATTTGCTATTCAGTTTGTTTTCTTATTGGTTACCTAATCAGTAAACAGATAGAGTTATTATGAAAATTCTTGGGAAGACACCTAATTAATATGCAGGTATCTTAAAAACATTTTTCAAAGAAAAGTAAATGACTACCTGTATGACATTCTTGGTTACACACAAGAATGGTATGTTCTGCTGTTTCCCCATGAAGCGTAACCGCCAACTCATTCATATTAAATTTCTATGATGTTAAACCTATCACCTCGCGCGTGAGGTTACTACAGAGTTACTAAATTTATTTGTTTGTTAATATTATTCAGGTCCAAGAAGATGATGTTTTTCCTGATGGAACAATATTGAAGAAAGGAGAAAAGGTTATATACGCTATTTACGCAATGGGTCGTATGGAAGCTATTTGGGGAAAAGATTGTCGTGAGTTTAGGCCAGAGAGGTGGCTAAGAGATGGACGTTTTATGAGTGAATCCGCATATAAATTCACGGCCTTTAATGGCGGTCCACGGCTTTGTCTAGGCAAAGATTTTGCCTATTATCAGATGAAATATGTCGCGGCTGCAATAGTTTACAGGCACAAGGTCAAGGCTGTAGAGGGTCACAAAGTGGAGCCAAAGCTAGCTCTTACAATGTACATGAAACATGGATTGTTGGTGAATTTGATCAACAGGAGTGTCTCAGAGATAGATCAATACTATGCCAAGACTATTGATGATGGTAGTAGTGTTTAATGTTTGAGATTTGTTAATTAGTTAAGATGGGGATCATAAGAAGATTGTTTACTTATTTTTGGATCATTTGAGTTTTTAAATAATGCTTCTTTTTTTTTAACTGGTCATACGATGATGTATATAGTCTATCCAAATGGTGTTTTAGCGTTTGTGGAAATTAGGAAGAAGGTTGTTATGGTTGGTTATATGTAGGCCATTTTATTGTTCGAATGTTAGGAATACTAGTTGGTGGGGC
This genomic interval from Brassica oleracea var. oleracea cultivar TO1000 chromosome C2, BOL, whole genome shotgun sequence contains the following:
- the LOC106324636 gene encoding cytochrome P450 86B1-like, whose product is MSTNSSYYLTFSDPFSSHDPLVSRKLFLLRNVQVLELLLALFAFIAIHSLRQKKHYGLPVWPFLGMLPSLAFGLRGNIYEWLTDILSRQNGTFHFRGPWFSSLNSTITCDPRNVEHLLKNRFSAFPKGPYFRDNLRDLLGDGIFNADDETWQRQRKTASIEFHSAKFRQLTTHSLYELVHKRLLPVLEASVKTSSPIDLQDVLLRLTFDNVCMIAFGVDPGCLGPDQPVIPFAKAFEDATEAAVCRFVMPTCVWKLMKCLNLGTEKMLKESIKGVDDFAEEVIRTRKKELSLEGESTKRSDLLTVFMGLRDEKGGSFSDKFLRDICVNFILAGRDTSSVALSWFFWLLEMNPEVEEKIMVEMCKILRQRDDNGKGAKVDYEPVFGPEEIKKMNYLQAALSEALRLYPSVPVDHKEVQEDDVFPDGTILKKGEKVIYAIYAMGRMEAIWGKDCREFRPERWLRDGRFMSESAYKFTAFNGGPRLCLGKDFAYYQMKYVAAAIVYRHKVKAVEGHKVEPKLALTMYMKHGLLVNLINRSVSEIDQYYAKTIDDGSSV